The Chitinophaga caeni genome segment CAAAACGGCGGGTAGTTGAATTGCTCGCGCTCCGCGATTTCATTGACATACATAGCATTGTAATCATGGTCAGCCACATATTGCAATACCGGGTGTTTCGTATTATTAGCCTGGATAATTACCTTACCTAGTCCGTCCCTTCTACCCGCGCGGCCACTCACTTGCTCCATCAGTTGAAACGCCCTTTCATTTACCCTGAAATCCGGGTAACTCAGCAAGCTGTCGGCACTCAAAATCCCAACTAAGTTTACATTTTCAAAGTCCAGGCCTTTCACGACCATTTGCGTACCTACTAAAATATCAATTTCCCTTTGTTCAAGCATCTGGATCATCTTGTTATGGGAGTCCTTAGTACGTACAGAATCCACATCCATGCGGGCAATTCTCGCTTCCGGGAAAAGATGTTGTAAATCATCTTCCACCTTTTCGGTACCGAAGCTTTTCGGGATCAATGTTTGGCTGCCGCAAGCTTCGCAAGTATATAAGTAGGGGTACCTTGTACCGCAGTAATGGCAATGCAGTTTATCTTGGTTCCTGTGGTAAGTTAATGATACGTCACATTGATGGCAATGCGGAATCCAGCCGCAGGTAGTACACAAGAGAAAGGGTGCAAAGCCACGCCTGTTTTGGAACAGGATGACCTGTTTCTGTTGTTGCAACGCTTCTTCCATCGCTGAGAGCAACTGTTGGGAGAAGTTGCCTTTCATCGTTTTCAAGGCCGCTTCCTGTTTCAAATCCGCCACTTCGATTGCGGGCATCTCGATACCGCCGAAACGTTCCATCAATTTCACCAGACCGAATTTACCCTGGCTGGCATTGAAGTAAGTTTCCATGCTGGGCGTCGCGGAGCCCAGCAGCACCTTTGCACCGAACAAACCCGCATAATAAATGGCCGCATCCCTCGCATGGTAGCGCGGTGCAGGATCCTGTTGCTTGTAAGAACTATCATGCTCTTCATCCAGGACAATAAGACCCAGGTCTTTAAATGGTAATAATAAGCTAGAACGGGCCCCCAGGACGATTTGAATCTCCCCGGATTTCACCTTGTTCCAAATTTCAACCCTTTCGTTATTGTTAAAGCGGGAATGGTAAATCCCGATCTTTCCTGCAAAATGTTTTTTCAACCGGCGGATGATCTGCGCTGTCAACGCGATTTCCGGTAAAAGGTATAAGACCTGCTGCCCCTTATTGATACAATCTTCTATTAATTTTACGTATACCTGTGTCTTACCGCTGGACGTAACGCCGTGCAACAAGGTAACGGCTTTAGTTTCGAAACATCCGCGTACGCTTGCCAGGGCATTTTCTTGAGAAGGACTCAAGTTAAAATCTATCGTGGCTTCCGTTTTGCCTAAGGGGATGCGATCCACCGTTCTTTTTTCGATCCAGAGTATTCCCTTATCAACCAAGCCTTTCAACTGCGCGGCAGATGCGCCAGATTTTTTCAACAACTCCGCCTGCAAAACACTGCCTTGCGTTTTAACGAAGTGCAGGTAGGCCAATAATAATTCCAGTTGTTTAGGTGCGCGGCCCAATTCATCGAATAATGCGGACAGGCGTTCTTCCTGCTGGTAGTCCGGGCTAAGTTGCACATAATTCTCTTTCTTTTCCCGGTAAGCTTCCTTCAGCGTTTCATACACCAACAGGATGTTCTTTTCCAGCAGGCGTTTGATCACGCTATATACTTCTACTTTATCCAAAATCTGCTGTACTTCCTCGATACTGAGTTCTTTACGGATCTGCAAAGCTTCCGCGATCATAAACTCATCATCATCCAGTAATGCAGAATCGTAAGTATGGTCATCGTTATATAAGAGGATCGTTTCACTCGACAATTTTAAATGCGCGGGCAAAGCAGCGTTGAGCACCTCGCCTTCGGTGCACATGTAATACGAAGCGATCCATTCCCAAAACTTAATTTGATTCGGAAATACAACGGGGTCCTTATCGAGTATATCTAATATAGGCTTAGTTTGATAAGCCTTCGGAGCTTGTTCGTGGATGGTTTTAACAATGGCAGCATATTTCTTTTGTCGCCCGAGCTGCACCGCCACGCGGCTGCCGGGTTGTAAAAGAGGCACCATCTTATCGGGGATGGAATATGTATAATTCCTGGGCAGCGCCAGGGGTAAGATTACATCTGCAAACTTCATATCAATACTTATCAAACCGTCTGCAAGGCGGGATACTCATGGTATTCACGCATCGCAGCATCCATGATTTCGTAAGTTTTTTGTTTCAAGGCCGGTAAATCTTCGATCGTCAATCCTTCAACGGGGATCTCCGGCAAGAATACTACGCGGCATTTGCCCGGCGCCAGGGAAGTGAGGTTAACCTTCTTCAACCTGAATTTACTATCTACATACACCACCGGTTTAATCGGGGTTTGGGTTTCGATAGCGATTTTAAAAGCGCCGTTATGGAAAGTACCCAAGGGGTTATCTGATTTATTAAATGTTCCTTCCGGGAATATCAATACGGATACCCCTTCTTTCAACATGGCAATCATTTCCCTAACACTTTTCGCGCGGCCAACTGCCGTTTTGCGATCTACAGCCACCACCGAAGCCTTATAAATAATCCCGAAAAAGGGTACTTTAACTAATTCTACTTTACCGAGCGGGCGAAAGGGCAAACGCATTACCTTAACGGCAATCGCTGCATCCAGGTAAGAACTGTGATTCACCACGTAAATACAAGGCTCTTTCTTACGGGGCGCTTTATAAATGCGGCTTACCCAAATGCCGATTAATGGAAACCAAGCATGCGCCCAAAATCTCAAGAAATAAAACACGATGTTGCCACCTTTAACCCTACCGAAAATTAATGTGGCCAAGATAATAGGTGGTAAGATCAGGAACATGATGCCCAAGAACGTAATGATCGCATAAATCGTGTAAATAACCTGGATAGGCTTGAGGATGGTACGCATAAATCAGCTCGACAATTATCTCTAAAAACGCGAAAATTAAGTATAAGTAAGCGGATTACCTAAAAATATTATTCAAACTATTGGCAATCGCAAGTCCAGTCTTTTTCCAAATCTATACAGGTAATCACTTTAATTACCTGCCCACAATTCGCGAAAACAATCCGTAAATGTTGACCATCATCAGAATAGCCTTCCTTGGCAATTGTAGGGCAAGGTTTATCACCGGGATCCGACTTAGCACGGTTCACTTTACCTTCCCGGTATATCTCTGCCACTTCCTCTTCCGAAACATGGCGGCATTCCATGCGGCAACGGGCATGCTTCGTATAATAAAAATAAGGATGCTCCTTAGAATAAGGAGTGGCTGGCCCTTGCTGCTGTGCTGCCGGCTTGCTCCCGGCTAACTTGTCCTTTCCGATTACGAAAAAGGCCGCTACCGCCACGAGCGGCACCCAGATAACTTTCCTAAGATTCTTTGATAACATATTACGAACTAAATTAACACAAAAATAGGAACCTTCAACTAAGCTAAAAAGTTGCTACCTTTGCGAGCTTATGGCACAGGCAAAATCAGTAGCATTTCATACCCTCGGCTGCAAGCTGAACTTCTCGGAAACCTCCACCCTTGGCAGGCTATTCGAGAATGACGGTTTCAAAAAGAAAGAATTTGAGGATGAGGCCGACGTTTATGTGATCAATACTTGTTCTGTTACAGACAATGCAGACAAGGAATGCCGGCAGCTCGTTCGCCGCATCCAACGTCGCGCACCGGGAAGTATGGTCGTGATCACGGGCTGTTATGCACAGTTGAAACCGCAGGAAATTGCCGGGATCGAAGGTGTGGACCTCGTATTAGGCGCCGCCGAAAAGTTCAA includes the following:
- the priA gene encoding replication restart helicase PriA, with the translated sequence MKFADVILPLALPRNYTYSIPDKMVPLLQPGSRVAVQLGRQKKYAAIVKTIHEQAPKAYQTKPILDILDKDPVVFPNQIKFWEWIASYYMCTEGEVLNAALPAHLKLSSETILLYNDDHTYDSALLDDDEFMIAEALQIRKELSIEEVQQILDKVEVYSVIKRLLEKNILLVYETLKEAYREKKENYVQLSPDYQQEERLSALFDELGRAPKQLELLLAYLHFVKTQGSVLQAELLKKSGASAAQLKGLVDKGILWIEKRTVDRIPLGKTEATIDFNLSPSQENALASVRGCFETKAVTLLHGVTSSGKTQVYVKLIEDCINKGQQVLYLLPEIALTAQIIRRLKKHFAGKIGIYHSRFNNNERVEIWNKVKSGEIQIVLGARSSLLLPFKDLGLIVLDEEHDSSYKQQDPAPRYHARDAAIYYAGLFGAKVLLGSATPSMETYFNASQGKFGLVKLMERFGGIEMPAIEVADLKQEAALKTMKGNFSQQLLSAMEEALQQQKQVILFQNRRGFAPFLLCTTCGWIPHCHQCDVSLTYHRNQDKLHCHYCGTRYPYLYTCEACGSQTLIPKSFGTEKVEDDLQHLFPEARIARMDVDSVRTKDSHNKMIQMLEQREIDILVGTQMVVKGLDFENVNLVGILSADSLLSYPDFRVNERAFQLMEQVSGRAGRRDGLGKVIIQANNTKHPVLQYVADHDYNAMYVNEIAEREQFNYPPFCRLLKITLKHKQEKTVAQAAQVLGNWLVPKFGTQVIGPSAPIVDRVRNYYLQELMIKLPRDSKKIAQAKYMLREFFIQLTTEKAFRSVIIIPDVDCI
- a CDS encoding DUF4258 domain-containing protein, with the translated sequence MLSKNLRKVIWVPLVAVAAFFVIGKDKLAGSKPAAQQQGPATPYSKEHPYFYYTKHARCRMECRHVSEEEVAEIYREGKVNRAKSDPGDKPCPTIAKEGYSDDGQHLRIVFANCGQVIKVITCIDLEKDWTCDCQ
- a CDS encoding lysophospholipid acyltransferase family protein gives rise to the protein MRTILKPIQVIYTIYAIITFLGIMFLILPPIILATLIFGRVKGGNIVFYFLRFWAHAWFPLIGIWVSRIYKAPRKKEPCIYVVNHSSYLDAAIAVKVMRLPFRPLGKVELVKVPFFGIIYKASVVAVDRKTAVGRAKSVREMIAMLKEGVSVLIFPEGTFNKSDNPLGTFHNGAFKIAIETQTPIKPVVYVDSKFRLKKVNLTSLAPGKCRVVFLPEIPVEGLTIEDLPALKQKTYEIMDAAMREYHEYPALQTV